In the genome of Hydrogenophaga sp. PBL-H3, the window TGGCGCGCTGAACGCTGTCCCGTCCCTGGCCCAGGAAAGCGAGGCCACTGTCGACTCCTCACTGGCCGCCTCGGCCGTCACACCCGGCTGGATGAGCAAGGAGGTGGGCGATGCCTGGGCCAAAGGTTACAAAGGCAAGGGCGTGACCATCACCGTGGTCGATGATTTCAAGAGCAGTTCACTGCTCGGCGGCAATCTGGGCTCGGGCAGCCAGAAGTTGCGCCACGGGCAATGGACCACCCTGGAGGCCGGCATGATCGCGCCGCTGGCCGGCGTGGCCACGCAGGACTTCAACAGCGGCACCACCGTCAAGCTCTACAAGGGCCTCAACGTGCTCAACCTGAGCTACGGGATGATGGCCGCTGCTGGCTACACCGCCAGCCAGATTCGCTGGAGCGCGCAGGAAAGCTCGATCATCAGCTACGCCAAAAGTGGCAGCGCGGTGATTGCCAAGGCCGCGGGCAACGACGGCATTGCCGTGCTGGGCAAGAACGCCCGTGGCCAGACCGACTACCTCAACCTGGCCCTCAAGGGCACCGGCACCGCCATTTACGTGGGTGCGCTCAACACCAACGGCACCACCGCCGCGCCCGCGACCCTGGCCTCGTACTCCAACACCGCCGGACTGGATGCGGCGGTGCAGAAACAGTTTCTGGTGGTCGGCGTGGAAGGCAGCAAGACCGGTCTGTACGGCACCTCTTTCGCCGCGCCCGTGATCACGGGCTATGCCGCCATCCTGGGCAGCAAGTTCACCAGCGCCACGCCGCTGCAGGTGACCAACCAGTTGCTCAACACCGCGCGACAGGACACGGTCAAGGGTTACCAGGCCCAGTTGCATGGCCGCGGTGAGGCCAGCATCACGCGCGCGCTGGCACCGGTGGCCATCCGGTAGCCCCCGGCGGATCAGGCCGGCAGGGAAGTTCGTCCTTCCGAGAACCGCTGCAGGAACTGCCGGCCGCGCTCGGTGCTGGGCGCATCAAAGAACGCATCGGGCGAGCCGGTCTCCACCACCACGCCGTGGTCCATGAAGACCACGCGGTGAGCGGCCTCGCGGGCAAAGGCCATCTCGTGCGTCACCACCACCATGGTCATGCCCTCGGCGGCCAGGTCGCGCATCACGGCCAGCACCTCGCCCACCAGCTCGGGGTCGAGCGCGCTGGTGGGCTCGTCGAACAGCATCAGCGCGGGCTTCATGGCCAGCGCTCGCGCAATGCCCACGCGCTGCTTCTGCCCGCCCGAGAGGCGCGCGGGAAACACGTCGCGCTTGTCGAACAGGCCCACGCGCTGGAGCAGCGCTTCGGCCTCGGCGCGCACGGCGTCTTTCGGGCGGCGCTGCACGTGCA includes:
- a CDS encoding S8 family serine peptidase, whose product is MKQHAPLALAICGALNAVPSLAQESEATVDSSLAASAVTPGWMSKEVGDAWAKGYKGKGVTITVVDDFKSSSLLGGNLGSGSQKLRHGQWTTLEAGMIAPLAGVATQDFNSGTTVKLYKGLNVLNLSYGMMAAAGYTASQIRWSAQESSIISYAKSGSAVIAKAAGNDGIAVLGKNARGQTDYLNLALKGTGTAIYVGALNTNGTTAAPATLASYSNTAGLDAAVQKQFLVVGVEGSKTGLYGTSFAAPVITGYAAILGSKFTSATPLQVTNQLLNTARQDTVKGYQAQLHGRGEASITRALAPVAIR
- a CDS encoding amino acid ABC transporter ATP-binding protein, coding for MPTRIPLLSVQSLSKSFGKLRVLDNISFSVAPGETVCLLGPSGSGKSTLLRCINWLERPDSGRILIDSQPIGITSGGVVMNDKQLAQVRTRIGMVFQQFALWPHLTVLQNVMEAPVHVQRRPKDAVRAEAEALLQRVGLFDKRDVFPARLSGGQKQRVGIARALAMKPALMLFDEPTSALDPELVGEVLAVMRDLAAEGMTMVVVTHEMAFAREAAHRVVFMDHGVVVETGSPDAFFDAPSTERGRQFLQRFSEGRTSLPA